A stretch of DNA from Ignavibacteria bacterium:
AAAGAGACTAAGAGTTTTATAGAAAAGATTACCGAGCTTGAGGCCCTCTATGGACAGAAGGAAACGGCGAAAAAGCTCGGCGTCTCTCCATCCACTCTAAGGAATTACAAGACCGGAAAAACAGCCCCGAAAAAAGACAAGGCTCAAAAAGTCAACCGCGTCTATGGACAGAACAAAAAGAAGATCACGCCCGAGAAAGTAGAACGATATAAAAAGAATACCGAGACCAAGAAAGAAAATCGAAGAAAGCAAATCCGAAACAATCCGAGACTCCAAAGTGTTCAGAGTTGGGTAAACAAAGAATTTACCGAGGATTACATCAAGCGGAATATTCTCGCCGAGGCTCCTCCCTTTATTGCTCCCATAGACGGGCGAGGACAATTCACCGACGGCGCGAGCCCGCTCGGGATTCCGAAGGGAACCAAGTTTGTTATTTTATACGGACTGTATACCTCGGACTATAACCAAGGAGAGGGAGAAGGAAAGCAGGACTATTTATCAAGTCGGTTCCCGATCACGCTCCGGAAACAAATGAATGTCGGGGAGGCTCTCGACTATTTAGAGGGAAAATTTTTTCAGACGAGCCAGCAATCGGGAAAGCGGCGTCTCAACCCTACCCGGTTTATCGGCTATGAATTAGCATAGAAAGAAGGGGACACAATGGAAGTCACATGGAGAGGGGCCGAGTATGAATTCGAACCCCGTATTATAGAAGGTGGAGGGGACAACTACACCCGATATAGTAATATTAATGGTCTCATATTCGGGAGTGATACGGAATCCGTTCAGCTACC
This window harbors:
- a CDS encoding helix-turn-helix transcriptional regulator — protein: KETKSFIEKITELEALYGQKETAKKLGVSPSTLRNYKTGKTAPKKDKAQKVNRVYGQNKKKITPEKVERYKKNTETKKENRRKQIRNNPRLQSVQSWVNKEFTEDYIKRNILAEAPPFIAPIDGRGQFTDGASPLGIPKGTKFVILYGLYTSDYNQGEGEGKQDYLSSRFPITLRKQMNVGEALDYLEGKFFQTSQQSGKRRLNPTRFIGYELA